Proteins encoded together in one Phyllostomus discolor isolate MPI-MPIP mPhyDis1 chromosome 6, mPhyDis1.pri.v3, whole genome shotgun sequence window:
- the LOC114499093 gene encoding proteoglycan 3-like isoform X1, with translation MKHPLLLPLLLLGTVAACHLENHAPHLDSQDTHADLSQDLEGSGDQEGQMALTEKEIQSEEEQVEASGYENDFDDDEDMESDPSDLDNDVECPRTEDTVEIVGSPGCKTCRYILVRKLRRFRVARRICRRCYRGHLASIHNYRVNHHLQCLTRGINQGQVWIGGVVRYWHHCPRFLWLDGSCWNYANWAAGQPNPAGGCCIALCTRGGQWRRLRCFWRLPFICSA, from the exons ATGAAAcaccccctgctcctgccccttctcctgctGGGGACTGTTGCAGCTTGTCATCTGG AGAATCATGCTCCCCACCTGGACAGCCAAGACACACATGCAGACCTGAGCCAGGATCTGGAAGGTTCAGGGGATCAGGAGGGACAGATGGCCCTAACTGAAAAGGAGATTCAGTCAGAAGAAGAGCAGGTGGAGGCTTCTGGCTATGAAAATGACTTTGATGATGATGAGGACATGGAGTCGGATCCAAGTGACCTAGACAACGATGTGGAGTGCCCCAGGACAGAGGACACAGTTGAAATAGTGGGCAGTCCTGGGTGCAAGACCTGCCGCTACATCTTGGTACGGAAACTCCGAAGGTTTCGTGTAGCTCGG AGAATCTGCAGGAGGTGCTATAGAGGCCATCTCGCCTCCATCCACAATTACAGGGTTAACCATCATCTCCAGTGTTTGACCAGGGGAATCAACCAAGGCCAGGTCTGGATTGGAGGTGTCGTCAGGTACTGG CACCATTGCCCGAGGTTTCTCTGGCTTGATGGGAGCTGTTGGAATTATGCAAACTGGGCTGCAGGACAGCCTAACCCTGCAGGCGGCTGCTGCATAGCTCTATGCACCAGAG GGGGTCAGTGGCGGCGATTGCGATGCTTCTGGCGTCTGCCCTTCATCTGCTCTGCCTAA